The proteins below are encoded in one region of Actinomycetota bacterium:
- a CDS encoding replication-associated recombination protein A: protein MRPRSFEEFVGQGHLVGEGRALTRVLSRGTLPSIILWGPAGTGKTTLAYLLADAVGAELVQLSAVNSGVADARKVMDGARGGLFRTVLFVDEVHRWSKAQQDVLLPAVEEGTVTLIGATTENPYFSLNTPLLSRCLLLRLEPLDDEAVAVLLRRALDDDDRGLGRAGLTIADDALEHLVTIAGGDARMALTGLEAAAEAARAADTTEITREIAADAVQKKAIVYDRQGDAHYDVISAFIKSIRGSDPDAALFWLARMIEAGEDPRFIARRLIVHASEDIGMADSNALVVAVAAAQAVEHVGLPEVRLNLAHATVYLATAPKSNSIYTAIAAAFEDARSAEPVPLHLRDASYRGAKRLGHGEGYRYPHDFPGHSVEQQYRPAGVPNRRYYEPSGQGDDVEREPGTGRRTDPGRA from the coding sequence ATGCGTCCCCGATCGTTCGAGGAGTTCGTGGGTCAGGGTCATCTGGTCGGAGAGGGAAGGGCGCTCACGCGTGTGCTGTCGAGGGGCACGCTCCCGTCGATCATCCTGTGGGGACCGGCGGGCACGGGCAAGACGACCCTCGCCTATCTGCTGGCCGATGCGGTCGGCGCCGAGCTCGTGCAGCTCTCGGCCGTGAACTCCGGCGTGGCCGACGCCCGCAAGGTGATGGACGGCGCTCGAGGCGGGCTCTTCCGCACCGTGCTCTTCGTCGACGAGGTGCACCGGTGGTCGAAGGCCCAGCAGGACGTGTTGCTTCCCGCGGTGGAAGAGGGCACCGTCACGCTGATCGGCGCCACGACCGAGAACCCGTACTTCTCGCTCAACACGCCGTTGCTCTCCCGATGCCTGCTGCTCCGTCTCGAGCCGCTCGACGACGAGGCGGTCGCCGTCCTGCTCCGGCGGGCGCTCGACGACGACGATCGGGGTCTCGGACGCGCAGGCCTCACGATCGCCGACGACGCGCTGGAACATCTCGTCACCATCGCCGGCGGCGACGCGCGCATGGCGCTCACCGGGCTCGAGGCCGCCGCCGAAGCCGCTCGGGCCGCCGACACGACTGAGATCACCCGGGAGATCGCCGCCGACGCCGTGCAGAAGAAGGCGATCGTCTATGACCGACAGGGCGACGCCCACTATGACGTGATCAGCGCGTTCATCAAGTCGATCCGTGGCTCGGATCCCGACGCGGCGTTGTTCTGGCTCGCCCGCATGATCGAGGCGGGGGAGGACCCTCGCTTCATCGCTCGCCGTCTGATCGTGCACGCCAGCGAAGACATCGGCATGGCCGACTCGAACGCGCTGGTCGTGGCCGTCGCGGCGGCCCAGGCGGTCGAGCACGTCGGGCTCCCGGAAGTACGCCTGAACCTCGCGCACGCGACCGTGTACCTGGCCACCGCGCCGAAGTCGAACAGTATCTACACCGCGATCGCGGCGGCGTTCGAGGACGCACGGTCCGCCGAGCCCGTGCCACTGCACCTTCGCGACGCGAGCTACCGGGGGGCGAAACGGCTCGGACACGGCGAGGGCTACCGGTACCCTCACGACTTCCCGGGGCATTCGGTGGAGCAGCAGTATCGGCCGGCGGGCGTGCCGAACCGCCGCTACTACGAGCCGTCGGGCCAGGGGGACGACGTCGAGCGGGAGCCCGGCACCGGGCGCCGGACCGATCCCGGCCGAGCCTGA
- a CDS encoding DUF948 domain-containing protein encodes MTLLAITGGDTALIILAAFWGLLVLALCVVLLNTFRVLESTKMTIDTMREETVPLLREVRGSVERANRELDRVDTMLVSATDIVGRVEKLSGLVEQAAASPLVKVISVGAGLRQGFAKARGRKK; translated from the coding sequence ATGACGCTCCTCGCGATCACCGGCGGTGACACCGCCCTCATCATCCTGGCGGCCTTCTGGGGCTTGTTGGTGCTGGCCCTGTGCGTCGTGCTGCTGAACACGTTCCGGGTGCTCGAGAGCACGAAGATGACGATCGACACGATGCGCGAGGAGACGGTGCCGTTGCTGCGCGAGGTCAGGGGGTCGGTCGAACGAGCGAACCGCGAGCTCGACCGGGTCGACACGATGCTGGTGAGCGCCACCGACATCGTCGGCCGCGTCGAGAAGCTCTCAGGGTTGGTCGAGCAGGCTGCGGCGAGCCCCTTGGTCAAGGTGATCAGCGTGGGCGCCGGGTTGCGCCAGGGCTTCGCGAAGGCGCGGGGCCGCAAGAAGTGA
- the alaS gene encoding alanine--tRNA ligase, with the protein MDGARIRETFLAFFEERGHARVRSSSLIPPPESGLLLANAGMNQFIPYFLGQAEPPFPRATSVQKCFRANDIENVGHTDRHLTMFEMLGNFSFGDYFKAESCAWGLELVTEGYGIDLDRLWTTVYETDDETIDIWQDLGIPPERIVRRGKADNYWFVSAGPAGPCSEIFVDRGAEHGAEGGPEVDEDRYMEIWNHVFMQEQVDEHAEVVGELPKKNIDTGASIERIAVALQGTGSFFETDLFAPLLEAVESMSGKHYGADERNDIAIRVIGEHARATAFLVADGVQASNEGRGYILRRMVRRVVSRARQLGVQGEVLRPLVDVVVEGFGEAYPELVENRAFVEQVLGSEEERFSATLRQGMVLFDEARGRAQGREVSGADAFKLSDTFGFPIELTVELAADAGLAVDEQGFRELLEEQRSRARAAAKKVALGLDAGAVPPSEFLGYTQPEAESPIRLLLDAEHGELDAAQEGDEVALFLDRTPFYAESGGQVGDHGEIRTHTGTVRVHDAQWAGPSSIMHVGTVTSGEIRAGQDAIAEIDRQRREATARSHTSTHVVHWTLKHILGEHARQAGSLVAPGRLRFDFPNPGAVSNDVLEQAELEANRLLARDDAPHIFETSMDEAKALGATMLFDEKYGDVVRVVEIGDYSRELCGGTHVERTGRIGVLRILHEGSIGSGMRRVEALVGPDALREINAERELLRGLVEALGSKDAAAALDHARRVVEENKRLRNELGRLSQQQAAGRVDEIVAAASNVDGVRLVATVTDDDADTLRDLAQKTVGKLGGEAAVVLGSAQGGKALLVAACSKPLTDRGVTAPALLEHAAAVIGGGAGGKPGLGFAGGKLAEGVVPAVESIAARLEELLDA; encoded by the coding sequence ATGGACGGCGCGCGCATCCGTGAGACCTTCCTGGCGTTCTTCGAGGAACGCGGGCACGCACGTGTCCGGTCCTCGTCGCTCATCCCGCCGCCCGAATCGGGGTTGCTGCTCGCGAACGCGGGCATGAACCAGTTCATCCCGTACTTCCTCGGACAGGCGGAGCCGCCGTTCCCGAGAGCGACGAGCGTGCAGAAGTGCTTCCGCGCGAACGACATCGAGAACGTCGGACACACGGATCGCCACCTCACGATGTTCGAGATGCTCGGCAACTTCTCGTTCGGCGACTACTTCAAGGCGGAGTCGTGCGCGTGGGGCCTCGAGCTCGTGACCGAAGGCTACGGCATCGACCTCGACCGTCTGTGGACGACGGTCTACGAGACCGACGACGAGACGATCGATATCTGGCAGGACCTGGGCATCCCGCCGGAGCGCATCGTGCGCCGCGGCAAAGCCGACAACTACTGGTTCGTCTCGGCCGGCCCGGCCGGGCCGTGCAGTGAGATCTTCGTGGATCGGGGAGCCGAGCACGGCGCCGAGGGCGGCCCTGAGGTCGACGAGGACCGCTACATGGAGATCTGGAACCACGTCTTCATGCAGGAACAGGTCGACGAGCACGCGGAGGTCGTCGGGGAGCTACCGAAGAAGAACATCGATACCGGGGCGAGCATCGAGCGCATCGCGGTCGCGCTCCAGGGCACCGGGAGCTTCTTCGAGACCGACCTGTTCGCGCCGTTGCTCGAGGCGGTTGAGTCGATGTCCGGGAAGCACTACGGCGCCGACGAGCGCAACGACATCGCGATCAGGGTGATCGGCGAGCACGCGCGCGCCACGGCCTTCCTCGTGGCCGACGGCGTCCAGGCCTCGAACGAGGGGCGCGGATACATCCTGCGGCGCATGGTGCGGCGGGTCGTCTCGAGGGCTCGCCAGTTGGGCGTGCAGGGTGAGGTGCTGCGGCCGCTCGTCGACGTCGTGGTCGAGGGCTTCGGCGAGGCGTACCCGGAGCTCGTCGAGAACCGGGCCTTCGTCGAGCAGGTGCTGGGCTCGGAAGAGGAGCGTTTCAGCGCCACCCTGCGCCAGGGCATGGTGCTCTTCGACGAGGCGAGGGGTCGCGCACAGGGTCGCGAGGTGAGCGGCGCCGACGCGTTCAAGCTCTCCGACACGTTCGGGTTCCCGATCGAGCTGACGGTCGAGCTCGCAGCCGACGCCGGCCTGGCCGTCGACGAGCAGGGGTTCCGAGAGTTGCTCGAGGAGCAACGCTCCCGCGCGCGGGCCGCGGCGAAGAAGGTTGCGCTCGGCCTCGACGCCGGCGCAGTGCCGCCGAGCGAGTTCCTGGGGTACACGCAGCCCGAGGCCGAGTCACCGATCCGCCTGCTCCTCGACGCCGAGCACGGGGAGCTCGATGCTGCACAGGAAGGCGACGAGGTGGCGCTGTTCCTCGACCGCACACCGTTCTACGCCGAGTCGGGGGGGCAGGTCGGCGATCACGGGGAGATCCGCACGCACACGGGCACCGTGCGCGTGCACGACGCTCAGTGGGCGGGCCCCTCATCGATCATGCACGTCGGCACCGTGACCTCGGGGGAGATCCGCGCCGGGCAGGACGCGATCGCCGAGATCGACCGCCAGCGCCGTGAGGCGACGGCTCGGTCGCACACGTCGACCCACGTCGTGCACTGGACCCTGAAGCACATCCTGGGCGAGCACGCCCGTCAGGCCGGCTCGCTCGTCGCCCCGGGGCGGCTCCGGTTCGATTTCCCGAACCCGGGGGCAGTGTCGAACGATGTGCTCGAGCAGGCCGAGCTCGAGGCGAACCGACTGCTCGCGCGCGACGACGCACCGCACATCTTCGAGACCTCGATGGACGAGGCCAAGGCCCTCGGCGCGACGATGCTGTTCGACGAGAAGTACGGCGACGTCGTGCGCGTGGTCGAGATCGGTGACTACTCGCGTGAGCTCTGTGGCGGCACCCACGTCGAGCGCACCGGTCGCATCGGCGTGCTCCGGATCCTGCACGAAGGCTCGATCGGCTCCGGCATGCGCCGCGTCGAGGCGCTCGTCGGTCCGGATGCTCTGCGCGAGATCAACGCCGAACGCGAGCTGCTGCGCGGTCTGGTCGAGGCGCTCGGGAGCAAGGACGCCGCCGCCGCCCTCGATCACGCCCGCCGGGTGGTCGAGGAGAACAAGCGCCTGAGGAACGAGCTCGGACGGTTGTCGCAACAGCAGGCGGCGGGTCGGGTCGACGAGATCGTCGCGGCTGCCTCGAACGTCGACGGGGTGCGCCTGGTCGCCACGGTGACCGACGACGACGCCGACACGCTGCGTGACCTCGCCCAGAAGACGGTCGGCAAGCTCGGGGGCGAGGCCGCGGTGGTGCTCGGTTCCGCGCAGGGAGGGAAGGCGCTGCTCGTGGCCGCGTGTTCGAAGCCACTCACCGACCGTGGAGTGACCGCCCCGGCTCTGCTCGAACACGCGGCGGCCGTGATCGGCGGCGGTGCGGGCGGCAAGCCCGGGCTCGGGTTCGCCGGGGGCAAGCTCGCCGAGGGGGTCGTGCCCGCCGTCGAGAGCATCGCGGCACGCCTCGAGGAGCTCCTCGACGCGTGA
- the ruvX gene encoding Holliday junction resolvase RuvX, with translation MTSAPAGDGPGETAAPGRVLGLDLGDARVGVAISDPERRVAVPHGTIRVGQPPGELKAVAALVHDLGVAVVVVGHPRSMSGASGPRAQQAEAFAEALGSIVGVPVELQDERLSTVEAERALREAGVTGARRRRVVDQSAATVILGAWLDAHR, from the coding sequence ATGACGTCCGCACCTGCCGGAGACGGCCCCGGGGAGACCGCGGCGCCGGGGAGGGTGCTCGGCCTCGACCTCGGCGATGCCCGCGTCGGCGTTGCGATCTCGGACCCGGAGCGGCGCGTCGCGGTTCCCCACGGGACGATCAGGGTGGGACAGCCGCCGGGCGAGCTCAAGGCCGTCGCCGCCCTCGTCCACGACCTGGGTGTCGCCGTGGTCGTCGTCGGCCATCCCAGGTCGATGTCGGGCGCGTCGGGACCTCGCGCCCAGCAGGCGGAGGCCTTCGCCGAGGCGCTCGGATCGATCGTCGGGGTGCCTGTCGAGCTGCAGGACGAACGCCTGAGCACCGTCGAGGCCGAGCGTGCGCTCCGAGAGGCCGGGGTCACCGGGGCGCGACGGCGCCGCGTCGTCGACCAGAGCGCGGCCACCGTGATCCTCGGTGCCTGGCTCGATGCGCACCGATGA
- the mltG gene encoding endolytic transglycosylase MltG has protein sequence MQTTTPRRADRHAQPDRPRRTTSLLILFVVLAGLTVGLVMASRHYERCQGAAEGPKRPVSFTVDDGVTAERVVEDLAAERVIPCSGFIGNLLMRGTGRSDEIRAGTFTLTTGMTLDEAVDVLTTPPKQIPTADLLVPPGYRVSQIADAVEESLGIPADEFLARVETGRFDRPAALPAGASLEGFLWPETYRIPMRDDADAVIQRLLTQFSEETSSLPWERAQDLGVTPYEIVVIASMIEKEAAVQRDRPLIAGVIYNRLRDGMALGIDATLLYDDPTPDGELSTADIETDGPYNTRMRTGLPPTPIASPYLWSLRAALNPADTPYYYYVLCGDDGGHRFAVTYDEHLANVDACL, from the coding sequence GTGCAGACGACCACGCCGCGACGTGCGGACCGCCATGCGCAGCCTGACCGTCCTCGGCGGACGACTTCCCTCCTGATCCTATTCGTCGTGCTCGCGGGGCTCACGGTGGGTCTCGTGATGGCGAGCAGGCACTACGAGCGCTGTCAGGGAGCGGCGGAAGGGCCGAAGCGCCCCGTGTCGTTCACCGTCGACGACGGCGTCACCGCGGAGCGGGTCGTGGAGGATCTGGCGGCGGAACGCGTGATCCCCTGCAGCGGCTTCATCGGGAACCTGTTGATGCGGGGCACCGGGCGCTCCGACGAGATCAGGGCAGGGACCTTCACGCTCACGACCGGCATGACCCTCGACGAGGCCGTCGACGTGCTCACCACGCCTCCGAAGCAGATCCCCACCGCCGATCTGTTGGTGCCGCCCGGGTATCGCGTCAGCCAGATCGCCGACGCGGTCGAGGAGTCGCTCGGCATCCCAGCCGACGAGTTCCTCGCCCGCGTCGAGACGGGCAGGTTCGATCGCCCGGCCGCGCTTCCCGCCGGTGCGTCGCTGGAGGGGTTCCTGTGGCCCGAGACGTATCGCATCCCGATGAGGGACGACGCCGACGCGGTGATCCAGCGTCTGCTGACCCAGTTCTCCGAGGAGACGTCGAGCCTTCCGTGGGAGCGGGCCCAGGACCTCGGCGTGACGCCCTACGAGATCGTCGTGATCGCCTCGATGATCGAGAAGGAAGCGGCCGTGCAGCGCGACCGGCCGCTGATCGCAGGCGTGATCTACAACCGCCTGCGGGACGGGATGGCCCTGGGCATCGATGCCACGTTGCTGTACGACGACCCGACCCCCGACGGAGAGCTGTCGACGGCCGACATCGAGACCGACGGTCCGTACAACACCCGGATGCGCACCGGGCTGCCGCCGACCCCGATCGCGAGCCCCTACCTCTGGTCGCTGCGGGCTGCACTGAACCCTGCCGACACGCCGTACTACTACTACGTGCTCTGCGGCGACGACGGGGGGCACCGATTCGCCGTGACGTACGACGAACATCTGGCGAACGTCGATGCCTGCCTCTGA
- the aroE gene encoding shikimate dehydrogenase: MPISIGGGTHVVGVIGWPVEHSLSPAIHNAAFASLGMDWVYVPLPVAPGAMRAAADGLVGLGLRGANVTMPHKTESADLADELSEDARRLRAVNTFVVAGDRLVGHNTDTPGFDRFLRRDAGFDAAGRSALVLGAGGAARAVALALALAGAAELCVAVRDAGRADDLLLAIEGTDLAVEVVPFDEAAARRADLVVNATPVGADGRSFPPIPVLGPDVLVIDLLYRPVVTPLQVRAREAGAESFGGLGLLLHQAALSFELWTGTPAPLDVMSAAAVATVAEHD, from the coding sequence GTGCCCATCTCGATCGGGGGAGGCACGCATGTCGTCGGGGTGATCGGTTGGCCCGTCGAGCACAGCCTCTCGCCGGCGATCCACAACGCGGCGTTCGCATCGCTCGGCATGGATTGGGTCTACGTACCCCTTCCGGTGGCGCCCGGCGCGATGCGCGCGGCCGCCGACGGGCTGGTGGGTCTCGGGCTCCGTGGCGCCAACGTCACGATGCCGCACAAGACCGAGAGCGCCGATCTCGCCGACGAGCTGTCCGAGGATGCGCGGCGACTGCGAGCGGTCAACACGTTCGTGGTGGCCGGAGACCGGCTGGTCGGGCACAACACCGACACGCCCGGGTTCGATCGGTTCCTGCGGCGCGACGCAGGGTTCGACGCCGCCGGACGGTCCGCGCTCGTGCTGGGTGCGGGTGGTGCCGCACGGGCGGTCGCACTCGCCCTGGCGCTCGCGGGCGCCGCCGAACTGTGCGTCGCCGTGCGGGACGCCGGACGCGCCGACGACCTCCTCCTCGCGATCGAGGGGACGGACCTCGCGGTCGAGGTGGTGCCGTTCGACGAGGCGGCGGCCCGGCGTGCCGATCTCGTCGTGAACGCCACCCCGGTCGGCGCCGACGGTCGATCGTTCCCGCCCATTCCCGTGCTCGGGCCGGATGTGCTGGTGATCGATCTCCTCTACCGGCCGGTGGTGACCCCCCTCCAGGTGCGCGCTCGCGAGGCGGGGGCCGAGTCGTTCGGGGGACTCGGACTGCTCCTGCATCAGGCCGCGCTGTCGTTCGAGCTGTGGACCGGGACCCCGGCGCCGCTCGACGTGATGTCGGCGGCGGCCGTGGCCACGGTTGCCGAGCACGACTGA
- a CDS encoding ATPase, T2SS/T4P/T4SS family gives MTTVKRKSKQLGQILIELGMITPEQLETALEEHRRTPKSLGRVLIDMGMIKEGDLVRALAEQVGLEFVDLSEHQIDPTATTLLPEALARRYRAIPIGERDGKLLVAMSDPANVYALDDIRTITNRDVQPLVATAADVERAIQKFAGIDGQVEALASVAADAIESEDEQLEAALEDAPIVKLVNAIMTQAVGDRASDVHIEPAEKNVRIRFRVDGVLHEPMPPAPKNIQGGLISRLKVMAELNIAEKRVPQDGRISMKVGGKQLDLRLATLPTVFGEKVVIRILDKSQALLRLEDLGFLEDPYKRFAQSFRKPYGAILVTGPTGSGKSTTMYSTLNILNEEDKNIITVEDPVEYRLNGVNQMQVNPKAGLTFASALRSILRADPDIVLIGEVRDRETATIAIEAALTGHLVLTSLHTNDAPSAITRLTEMDVETFLVASAIDSVVAQRLARKLCERCKVAYRPEEPELQAAGFPQWLWPEITEIYRAQGCAACANTGYRGRMGLYEVMPMTEEIERLTVERASSDVIKATAIQQGMISLRDDGLEKVRMGVTSIEEVARVVK, from the coding sequence ATGACTACGGTCAAGCGCAAGTCGAAACAGCTGGGTCAGATCCTGATCGAGCTGGGCATGATCACGCCCGAACAGCTGGAAACGGCGCTCGAGGAGCATCGACGCACGCCCAAGTCGTTGGGTCGCGTGCTGATCGACATGGGCATGATCAAGGAAGGCGACCTGGTGCGCGCCCTCGCCGAGCAGGTCGGACTCGAGTTCGTCGACCTCTCCGAGCACCAGATCGACCCCACGGCGACGACCCTGCTGCCCGAGGCGCTGGCCCGTCGGTACCGGGCGATCCCGATCGGCGAGCGCGACGGCAAGCTGCTCGTGGCGATGTCGGATCCGGCCAACGTCTACGCGCTCGACGACATCCGCACGATCACGAACCGCGACGTCCAGCCCCTGGTGGCCACGGCCGCCGACGTCGAGCGTGCGATCCAGAAGTTCGCGGGCATCGACGGGCAGGTCGAGGCGCTCGCGAGCGTCGCGGCCGACGCGATCGAGTCCGAGGACGAGCAGCTGGAAGCCGCCCTCGAGGACGCCCCCATCGTCAAGCTCGTGAACGCGATCATGACCCAGGCGGTCGGCGACCGAGCCTCCGACGTGCATATCGAACCCGCCGAGAAGAACGTCCGCATCCGCTTCCGCGTCGACGGCGTGCTCCACGAGCCGATGCCGCCGGCCCCCAAGAACATCCAGGGCGGCCTGATCTCCCGGTTGAAGGTCATGGCCGAGCTCAACATCGCGGAGAAGCGCGTGCCGCAGGACGGACGCATCTCGATGAAGGTCGGCGGGAAGCAGCTCGACCTGCGTCTCGCGACCCTGCCGACGGTCTTCGGCGAGAAGGTCGTGATCCGCATCCTGGACAAGTCCCAGGCGCTGCTGAGGCTCGAGGATCTCGGCTTCCTCGAGGACCCCTACAAGCGGTTCGCCCAGTCGTTCCGCAAGCCCTACGGCGCGATCCTCGTGACCGGTCCCACCGGCTCGGGCAAGTCGACCACGATGTACTCGACGCTCAACATCCTGAACGAGGAAGACAAGAACATCATCACGGTCGAGGACCCGGTCGAGTACCGGCTGAACGGCGTGAACCAGATGCAGGTGAACCCGAAGGCCGGTCTCACGTTCGCGAGCGCCCTGCGGTCGATCCTGCGCGCCGACCCCGACATCGTGCTGATCGGTGAGGTCCGGGACCGAGAGACCGCGACGATCGCGATCGAGGCCGCGCTGACGGGTCACCTCGTCCTGACCTCGCTGCACACGAACGACGCTCCGAGCGCGATCACGAGGCTGACCGAGATGGACGTCGAGACCTTCCTCGTGGCCTCGGCGATCGACTCGGTCGTCGCCCAGCGACTCGCCCGCAAGCTGTGCGAGCGCTGCAAGGTCGCCTACCGGCCCGAGGAGCCCGAGCTCCAGGCGGCGGGCTTCCCCCAGTGGCTGTGGCCGGAGATCACCGAGATCTACCGGGCGCAGGGATGCGCGGCGTGTGCCAACACCGGCTACCGCGGCCGGATGGGTCTCTACGAAGTGATGCCGATGACCGAAGAGATCGAGCGTCTGACCGTCGAGCGAGCCTCCTCGGACGTGATCAAGGCCACGGCGATCCAGCAGGGCATGATCAGCCTGCGGGACGACGGCCTCGAGAAGGTTCGCATGGGCGTCACCTCGATCGAGGAAGTCGCGAGGGTGGTGAAGTGA